The proteins below are encoded in one region of Podarcis raffonei isolate rPodRaf1 chromosome 6, rPodRaf1.pri, whole genome shotgun sequence:
- the LOC128416019 gene encoding green-sensitive opsin has translation MNGTEGINFYVPLSNKTGLVRSPFEYPQYYLAEPWKYKMVCCYIFFLISTGLPINLLTLLVTFKHKKLRQPLNYILVNLAVADLFMACFGFTVTFYTAWNGYFIFGPIGCAIEGFFATLGGQVALWSLVVLAIERYIVVCKPMGNFRFSSSHALMGIAFTWVMSLSCACPPLFGWSRYIPEGMQCSCGPDYYTLNPDYHNESYVVYMFVIHFVIPVVVIFFSYGRLICKVREAAAQQQESASTQKAEKEVTRMVILMVLGFMLAWTPYAVVAFWIFTNKGADFSATLMSVPAFFSKSSSLYNPIIYVLMNKQFRNCMITTICCGKNPFGDDDVSSTVSQSKTEVSSISSSQVSPA, from the exons ATGAATGGAACAGAAGGTATCAATTTTTATGTGCCTCTTTCCAACAAGACAGGGCTGGTGCGGAGCCCCTTTGAATATCCCCAGTATTACCTAGCAGAGCCCTGGAAGTACAAAATGGTGTGCTGCTacatcttcttcctcatctccaCTGGGCTGCCCATCAACCTCCTCACCCTCCTTGTGACCTTCAAACATAAGAAGCTACGACAGCCGCTCAACTATATCCTGGTTAACCTGGCGGTAGCAGACCTCTTCATGGCCTGCTTTGGCTTCACGGTCACCTTCTACACAGCCTGGAATGGCTACTTCATATTTGGTCCCATCGGCTGTGCCATTGAGGGCTTCTTTGCAACACTGGGAG GTCAGGTTGCTCTCTGGTCACTGGTTGTTCTTGCCATAGAGCGCTATATCGTGGTCTGTAAACCAATGGGAAACTTCCGCTTCTCTTCCTCCCATGCCTTGATGGGCATTGCTTTTACTTGGGTTATGTCCCTATCCTGTGCATGTCCACCCCTTTTTGGTTGGTCCAG ATATATACCTGAGGGGATGCAGTGTTCCTGTGGCCCAGACTACTACACCCTCAACCCTGATTACCACAACGAGTCCTACGTTGTCTATATGTTTGTCATCCACTTCGTTATCCCCGTGGTGGTCATCTTCTTTTCCTATGGGAGACTCATATGCAAAGTCCGAGAG GCAGCTGCTCAGCAGCAAGAGTCTGCAAGCACCCAGAAGGCAGAGAAAGAAGTTACCCGCATGGTGATCTTGATGGTGCTAGGGTTTATGCTTGCCTGGACCCCCTATGCCGTGGTGGCATTCTGGATCTTCACCAACAAAGGGGCAGACTTTTCTGCTACGCTCATGtcagtgcctgccttcttctCAAAGAGCTCGTCCCTTTACAATCCCATCATCTATGTCCTCATGAACAAACAG ttCCGTAATTGCATGATCACCACAATCTGCTGTGGCAAGAACCCCTTTGGGGACGATGATGTCTCATCAACTGTATCCCAAAGCAAAACTGAGGTATCCTCTATCTCCTCCAGCCAAGTGTCACCTGCATAG